In Candidatus Babeliales bacterium, the following proteins share a genomic window:
- a CDS encoding spermidine/putrescine ABC transporter substrate-binding protein gives MSNTASFRLLVRGGMIIFWCALIIIFLYSPLMRLLQPKKIITVLTWTDMIDAELLTKFEKKTGVKVRLSYFENNEELFIKLLAGRAQGFDLIIPSDYIMEKLIDNQLIMPIDRAKLSFWDRLNPELLGVYFDPKNHYSIPYHWAVYGLGLRTDVLPHSGPVSWKLLFDQTLPGKIAMLNSGREAVAIAAYYLYGALEKLSMEQQKEVYNLLVAQRPHVQAYVDADMRADYLLRSEQCNVAVVASPFIMNTLKQNRAINFEIPKEGGFLVLDNLVISRTTQNSDAVYDFINFLFEPEILKHHFHKYPFIPATKELNQWLQDAGAPSSLIEAYRLPISSLHFFRLMTSDQQLNHLWMAIKV, from the coding sequence ATGAGCAATACGGCATCTTTCAGGTTATTGGTGCGTGGTGGCATGATTATTTTTTGGTGTGCGCTGATTATTATTTTTCTTTATTCACCGCTTATGCGTTTGCTTCAACCAAAAAAAATCATTACGGTACTCACATGGACCGATATGATCGATGCAGAGCTGCTTACAAAGTTCGAGAAAAAAACTGGCGTTAAAGTTCGTCTTTCGTATTTTGAAAATAATGAAGAGCTCTTTATCAAATTATTAGCAGGCAGAGCGCAGGGCTTCGATCTGATTATTCCATCCGATTATATTATGGAAAAGCTTATTGATAATCAGTTGATAATGCCGATCGACCGCGCAAAGCTTTCTTTCTGGGATCGTTTGAATCCTGAATTACTTGGCGTTTATTTCGATCCAAAAAATCATTATTCTATTCCCTATCATTGGGCCGTGTACGGTCTCGGTCTGCGTACCGACGTTTTGCCTCACAGTGGGCCGGTATCATGGAAACTTCTTTTTGATCAGACGCTGCCGGGTAAGATTGCGATGCTTAATAGTGGCAGAGAAGCGGTAGCTATTGCTGCCTATTATTTGTACGGTGCACTCGAAAAACTTTCGATGGAGCAACAAAAAGAAGTTTATAATCTTTTGGTTGCGCAGCGCCCGCATGTGCAAGCCTATGTTGATGCGGATATGCGTGCAGATTATTTGCTGCGTTCAGAACAATGCAACGTTGCGGTTGTTGCGAGCCCATTCATTATGAATACGCTCAAACAAAATCGCGCTATTAATTTTGAAATACCAAAAGAGGGCGGTTTTCTTGTGCTTGATAACTTGGTAATTTCTCGAACCACCCAGAACTCAGATGCGGTTTATGATTTCATTAATTTTCTTTTTGAGCCAGAAATTTTAAAGCATCATTTTCATAAATATCCATTTATTCCCGCAACCAAAGAATTAAATCAGTGGCTGCAAGACGCTGGTGCGCCGTCTTCTTTAATTGAAGCATATCGACTCCCGATTAGCTCGCTTCATTTTTTTAGACTAATGACTTCTGATCAGCAGCTTAATCATCTTTGGATGGCGATCAAAGTATAA
- a CDS encoding ABC transporter permease — protein MWINEGFSRYVLPIMLALVYVFLYLPIIILIVFSFNSVSFPYTWHSFSLKWYAELFQSPVIWDAFKNSLIVACGSVFLSLVLGLLVVFYSVQAKMKKFLASFYANLMVPEIVLSVGLLTFFTFFGVPLGLTTLIVGHTILGLGYVVPLLSSRFAEIDYSLIEASLDLGATLNQTFMKVIFPLVAPTLVSAGLLVFIISLDDFLLSFFCAGSSAQTLSLYIFATIRTGMSPVLNALSTILFLLSSAIILILATSRFRTKLF, from the coding sequence ATGTGGATCAATGAAGGTTTCTCGCGCTATGTTTTGCCGATCATGCTTGCGCTTGTTTACGTCTTTCTCTATCTGCCAATTATTATTTTAATCGTTTTTTCTTTTAACAGTGTAAGTTTTCCGTATACTTGGCACTCATTTTCTCTCAAGTGGTATGCGGAGCTTTTTCAATCTCCTGTTATTTGGGATGCGTTTAAGAATTCCCTCATTGTTGCATGCGGCTCAGTTTTTTTGAGTTTAGTGCTTGGGCTTTTAGTGGTTTTTTATAGCGTTCAAGCGAAAATGAAAAAGTTCTTGGCATCATTTTATGCAAATTTAATGGTTCCAGAAATTGTTTTATCGGTTGGATTACTAACATTTTTTACTTTTTTTGGTGTTCCGCTTGGTCTAACCACCTTGATAGTTGGCCATACTATTTTGGGATTAGGGTATGTGGTTCCGCTTCTTTCAAGCCGGTTTGCAGAAATAGATTATAGCCTTATTGAAGCATCGCTTGACTTAGGCGCAACGCTTAACCAAACATTTATGAAAGTAATTTTTCCGCTGGTGGCTCCAACGCTCGTATCTGCAGGATTATTAGTTTTTATTATTTCGCTCGATGATTTTTTATTATCTTTTTTTTGTGCGGGCAGCTCTGCGCAAACATTATCGTTGTATATTTTTGCGACGATTCGTACCGGGATGTCGCCGGTGCTCAATGCGTTATCAACTATTCTATTTCTACTGAGCAGCGCTATCATTTTGATACTTGCGACAAGTAGATTTCGTACCAAACTTTTTTAA
- a CDS encoding ABC transporter permease, producing the protein MNRAYKIKQAILQELPFFFCLPAFIWQLFFLCIPLVVMILMSIVDRAGVASALIVTTKNYVAVLDFLHFKIILNSLFLALVVAFSCLLVAYPVAYFLAFKAGRFKQLCLFFLLVPFWTNLLILIYAWFFILERDGLLNRLLTSLGLIHEPLALLHNLFAISIVMFYCYMPFMIMPLVSALEKVDENLLEASRDLGATYWQTFLRVILPLSWPGIRTGFFLVYVLAFGEFAIPLLMGGDKYVFVGTAISHYVLNALEIERGAAFTCMSGICLLISIVLLNWLLKKIIYRV; encoded by the coding sequence ATGAATAGAGCATATAAGATCAAACAAGCAATTTTGCAAGAGCTCCCTTTTTTCTTTTGCCTTCCCGCATTTATTTGGCAATTGTTTTTTTTATGCATTCCATTAGTTGTTATGATTTTGATGAGCATCGTCGATCGCGCGGGCGTTGCTTCTGCATTGATTGTAACAACCAAAAATTATGTAGCGGTTCTTGATTTTTTGCATTTCAAAATTATTTTAAATTCACTTTTTTTGGCATTGGTAGTTGCTTTTAGTTGTTTGCTTGTCGCTTATCCAGTTGCTTATTTTTTAGCATTCAAAGCAGGAAGATTTAAGCAACTTTGTCTTTTTTTCTTGCTTGTACCGTTTTGGACCAACCTTCTTATTCTAATTTATGCATGGTTTTTTATTCTTGAGCGGGATGGTTTGCTCAATCGATTATTAACTTCGCTGGGTTTAATTCATGAACCGCTTGCACTTTTGCATAACCTTTTTGCTATATCGATCGTTATGTTTTATTGCTATATGCCGTTTATGATTATGCCATTAGTGAGTGCATTAGAAAAAGTAGATGAGAATCTACTTGAAGCTTCTCGCGATTTGGGCGCAACTTATTGGCAAACTTTCTTGCGCGTTATTTTGCCGCTGAGTTGGCCAGGGATTAGAACAGGATTTTTCCTCGTATATGTTCTTGCATTTGGTGAATTTGCAATTCCGCTTTTAATGGGCGGTGATAAATATGTTTTTGTGGGAACTGCGATTTCGCATTATGTGCTCAATGCATTAGAAATTGAACGAGGCGCAGCATTTACCTGCATGAGCGGCATATGCCTGCTTATTTCTATTGTGCTGCTCAATTGGTTACTAAAAAAAATTATCTACCGGGTGTGA
- a CDS encoding ABC transporter ATP-binding protein: protein MTKSIRLENIKKTYDGQAILEDLNLTIPSGQFFALLGPSGCGKTTILRLIAGFESVDNGHIFLGDQEITHAPINKRRINTVFQNYALFPHLNVFDNVAYSQRIKGVSPEIIEQRVIKMLNSVHLEQHMFKSIHQLSGGQKQRVALARAVINQPDVLLLDEPLAALDLKLREKMLLELIELQSNLQTTFVYVTHDQFEALTVADQMAIMNHDGAIEQIGTPKEIYEFPVSTFVAKFVGTTNLLQGKLEAINGQEVLMDVDQLAIVRMFVPEKKDWMVSGRKAYMSVRPEKILIAKQSVQGFANQVKGIVESIVYHGRSTQYNVRLANDYLMQVFEQNEEHFAREVIDYGHEVFLHWQKENAVLLER, encoded by the coding sequence ATGACAAAGAGCATTAGGCTCGAAAATATAAAAAAAACGTACGATGGGCAGGCAATTCTTGAGGATTTGAATTTAACGATTCCTTCAGGTCAATTCTTTGCTCTTTTAGGGCCAAGCGGTTGCGGAAAAACAACTATTTTGCGCCTCATTGCCGGTTTTGAATCGGTTGATAATGGGCATATTTTTTTAGGCGATCAAGAGATTACTCACGCGCCGATCAATAAACGCAGGATAAATACGGTATTTCAAAACTATGCTCTTTTCCCTCACTTGAATGTTTTTGATAACGTGGCTTATAGCCAGCGAATAAAGGGTGTTTCACCCGAAATTATCGAACAACGCGTTATCAAGATGCTCAACAGTGTGCATCTTGAGCAACACATGTTCAAATCTATTCATCAGCTTTCTGGTGGGCAAAAACAGCGCGTAGCGCTTGCGCGCGCAGTGATTAATCAACCAGATGTTCTTTTGCTTGATGAACCGCTTGCAGCGCTCGATTTAAAATTACGAGAAAAAATGCTTCTTGAGCTCATTGAGCTGCAAAGCAATTTACAAACCACGTTTGTGTACGTAACTCACGATCAGTTTGAAGCGCTCACCGTGGCAGATCAAATGGCAATTATGAATCATGATGGAGCAATCGAGCAAATAGGAACACCAAAAGAAATTTATGAGTTTCCTGTTTCTACTTTCGTTGCAAAATTTGTAGGCACGACAAATCTTTTACAAGGTAAGCTTGAAGCCATTAATGGGCAGGAAGTGCTCATGGATGTCGATCAATTGGCGATCGTTCGTATGTTTGTTCCTGAAAAAAAAGATTGGATGGTTTCCGGTAGAAAAGCATATATGAGCGTTCGGCCTGAAAAAATTTTAATCGCAAAGCAATCGGTGCAAGGATTTGCAAATCAAGTTAAAGGAATCGTAGAATCTATTGTGTATCATGGTCGTTCCACGCAATATAACGTTCGCTTAGCAAATGATTATTTGATGCAAGTATTTGAACAGAACGAAGAACATTTTGCGCGAGAAGTTATTGATTATGGCCATGAAGTATTTCTTCATTGGCAAAAAGAAAACGCGGTGCTGCTAGAACGATGA
- a CDS encoding BamA/TamA family outer membrane protein, producing the protein MLYCRVLFFNSIIFFFVALSAQSDFDVTVVRSGDLLFQELEEKFPEKLKVESITYESDVFFSQNEFDYLVDIKSGTDLSLMQVKRALSYLKKKNKFETIDLFFQNVDRTSFRIHFKLVGFWTFHKVKFDGVFFGKEAYRHLYGMEQGEQFDIQRHHHFINIIKEALVADGYINATVSSYHTYDHRSKLVTPTVSIVPGAPFTIEALSIKFDQEAVDDEHRMMAHKIEERCAKKLLRAVCSQQLLNNETQKIREYLAKKGYLNPRIELRKTIDTDSCTINLAFHLNVANQRRFIFFGNQFFSKKELIDHCLSFGRAADMVPLSIISEEIIERYHSKGFWEVRIEIEQENNKYFFLVNEGPRAQICSIIVRGLTSIDETWLSKKFFKAYKKKKHVDLESLKNQIAQLLKWYHQQGFVDAKIEREQFVPAANAHEYILELTVYEGNHKTIEKIAIEGVCNDDEEYAAVLLHKESKNDLFTFDKLNDHKKTLLNYFQSRGYLYAQLKAEILQNNECVEIIWHVSPGKRFKFGKTILQGATHLPFSLIEKNLSYHDGDWWNKERVRESFLKLRDLDVFETIYAHGDSSQECDNEKAVILKLVHDDPYEVRVRAGFQQVSRNFAFRNGTTYKLGGSLLIKNPFNYADSMRLDIDVTRFYRNVSGIYKRPWFLGFPINLILKGYNSTYMQPIILGSAKPLYQARQQGGLIGLSYKADKREWGINAGFELLETNHLSVDLARAINFEPVLIDKKAPYAYIEPNLFIDELDNKANPRFGSLTVVSCKGMAPFNKNGVPFLKILLDQSLFFPVWHTIFGLHVRVGNIFAHHFATIMPIDRFYLGGEMSLRGYLPDFAPPLGVFIDEKGKECLVPQGGRFVFNANLEVRFPIPIMERLWGAIFEDIGILVSDAPLTAIDSNSLLGSTGFGLRYLTPIGPLRFDIGWKWRKRDPEENSYAAWFTLGHAF; encoded by the coding sequence GTGTTATACTGCCGTGTTTTGTTTTTTAATTCTATTATCTTTTTTTTCGTGGCGCTTTCTGCCCAATCGGATTTTGATGTTACTGTCGTGCGATCTGGGGATTTACTATTTCAAGAATTGGAAGAAAAATTTCCTGAAAAATTAAAAGTAGAATCGATCACGTACGAGTCGGATGTTTTTTTTAGCCAGAATGAGTTTGATTATTTAGTTGATATTAAAAGTGGCACCGATCTTTCTCTTATGCAGGTTAAGCGTGCACTTTCCTATCTAAAGAAAAAAAATAAATTCGAAACAATAGATCTTTTTTTTCAAAATGTTGATCGAACAAGTTTTCGAATCCATTTTAAATTAGTTGGGTTTTGGACGTTTCACAAAGTTAAGTTCGATGGCGTTTTTTTTGGTAAAGAGGCATATCGCCATCTTTATGGAATGGAACAGGGCGAACAATTTGATATTCAGCGTCATCACCATTTTATAAACATTATTAAGGAAGCTTTAGTTGCGGATGGTTATATTAATGCAACCGTCAGTAGTTATCATACCTATGATCATAGATCAAAATTAGTAACACCGACCGTATCAATTGTGCCGGGTGCGCCATTCACCATAGAGGCGTTGTCGATCAAGTTTGATCAGGAAGCGGTAGATGATGAGCATCGAATGATGGCTCATAAGATTGAAGAACGATGCGCTAAAAAACTTTTGCGTGCCGTATGCAGCCAGCAACTTCTTAATAATGAAACACAAAAAATACGAGAATACTTAGCAAAAAAAGGATATTTAAATCCTCGCATTGAGTTACGCAAAACTATAGATACAGATAGTTGTACAATCAACTTGGCATTTCATTTAAATGTGGCCAATCAGCGCAGATTTATTTTTTTTGGGAATCAGTTTTTTTCAAAAAAAGAGTTGATAGATCATTGCCTTAGTTTTGGAAGAGCTGCTGATATGGTGCCGCTCTCGATTATATCTGAGGAAATAATAGAACGATATCACTCAAAAGGTTTTTGGGAAGTTCGTATTGAAATCGAGCAAGAGAACAATAAGTATTTTTTTTTAGTCAACGAGGGGCCGCGTGCTCAAATATGTTCAATTATCGTGCGCGGGCTAACTTCAATAGACGAAACATGGCTTTCTAAGAAATTTTTCAAAGCGTATAAAAAAAAGAAACACGTTGATTTGGAAAGTCTGAAAAATCAAATCGCTCAACTCTTAAAGTGGTATCATCAACAAGGATTTGTGGATGCAAAAATTGAAAGAGAGCAATTTGTACCCGCAGCAAACGCGCATGAATACATTTTGGAATTGACTGTTTATGAAGGAAATCATAAAACAATTGAAAAAATAGCGATCGAAGGTGTCTGCAATGATGATGAAGAGTATGCAGCAGTTCTTTTGCATAAAGAGAGCAAGAATGATCTTTTTACCTTCGATAAATTAAATGATCACAAAAAAACTCTTCTCAATTATTTTCAATCGCGCGGTTATCTCTATGCTCAATTAAAAGCAGAAATTTTACAGAATAATGAATGCGTAGAAATTATTTGGCATGTTTCTCCTGGAAAGCGATTCAAATTTGGCAAAACGATTTTGCAGGGAGCCACCCATTTGCCATTTTCGCTTATAGAAAAAAATCTCAGCTATCACGATGGAGATTGGTGGAATAAAGAACGCGTGCGCGAATCTTTTCTAAAATTACGAGATCTAGATGTTTTCGAAACTATTTATGCACATGGCGATAGTTCGCAAGAATGTGATAATGAAAAAGCGGTAATTTTAAAATTAGTGCACGATGATCCCTATGAGGTGCGGGTTCGTGCAGGATTTCAGCAAGTCAGCAGAAATTTCGCGTTTCGCAATGGCACTACGTATAAACTAGGCGGATCATTGCTGATTAAAAATCCGTTCAATTATGCAGATAGTATGCGGCTTGATATTGATGTTACTCGTTTCTATAGAAACGTTTCAGGCATTTATAAGCGACCATGGTTTTTAGGATTTCCCATTAATTTAATTTTGAAAGGGTACAACAGTACCTATATGCAGCCGATTATCTTGGGATCTGCAAAACCACTTTATCAAGCGCGGCAGCAAGGTGGCCTGATCGGATTAAGCTATAAAGCTGATAAAAGAGAATGGGGCATAAATGCAGGCTTTGAGCTTCTTGAAACAAATCATTTATCGGTAGATTTAGCTCGGGCGATTAATTTTGAACCAGTTTTGATTGATAAGAAAGCTCCGTACGCTTATATTGAGCCAAATCTATTTATTGATGAGCTTGATAACAAAGCAAATCCGCGGTTTGGATCGCTCACCGTCGTTTCATGTAAAGGTATGGCACCATTTAATAAGAATGGCGTGCCCTTTTTAAAAATATTACTCGATCAATCACTCTTCTTTCCGGTGTGGCATACGATTTTTGGTTTGCATGTTCGAGTCGGAAATATTTTTGCCCATCATTTTGCAACGATCATGCCCATCGACCGCTTTTATTTGGGTGGAGAAATGTCGCTCAGGGGATATTTGCCAGATTTTGCGCCGCCACTTGGGGTTTTTATTGATGAAAAAGGAAAAGAGTGCTTAGTGCCGCAAGGTGGACGCTTTGTTTTTAACGCAAACTTAGAAGTGCGATTTCCGATACCAATTATGGAACGGCTTTGGGGGGCGATTTTTGAGGATATTGGCATTTTAGTCTCTGATGCGCCGTTAACCGCGATCGATAGCAACTCTCTTTTAGGATCAACCGGATTTGGCTTGCGGTATTTAACCCCTATCGGCCCTTTGCGTTTTGATATTGGCTGGAAGTGGCGCAAACGGGATCCTGAAGAAAATTCTTACGCTGCTTGGTTTACGCTGGGCCACGCGTTTTAG
- the gltX gene encoding glutamate--tRNA ligase has protein sequence MKSSPVRVRFAPSPTGLMHLGSVRIALFNFLFARHFNGTFILRIEDTDLERNFDPGGAIIMEDLAWLGLSYQEGPIVGGPDAPYEQSKRGAVYQEKLTQLIQKNSVYRCFCTVEELDRKRTRQIASKQPPRYDRTCLKLTQKQIDENLLNNVPFIWRYQIPAGTIQITDLSRGNVSFDLSNFSDFPLTREDGSFTFLFVNCVDDILMNISHVIRGEDHLSNTANQVVLYHALDKEVPLFWHMPIICNPEGKKLSKRDFGFSLRDLKQAGFLPEAICNYLAIIGGSFEQEIMTLTELSKAIDFKHIHTASTIKYDLEKLRWMNHQWIMRMDSPTLTDAILPFLTATYPQAAHLNRTTIEKLVSSISKEIHTLKDAPAALHYFFEAPLITKEKMLEHISPENLELCLAIIEEKKKLLSKPEEFIKEVKQAASEKNVPTKALFATLRLFISGSAHGASLHDMITLLGADEITKRLSVKI, from the coding sequence ATGAAATCATCACCAGTGCGAGTGCGCTTTGCACCTTCTCCTACCGGCCTTATGCATCTTGGGAGTGTTCGCATTGCACTTTTTAATTTTCTGTTTGCCCGTCACTTCAATGGTACTTTTATTTTACGTATCGAAGACACGGACCTTGAGCGAAATTTCGATCCAGGCGGCGCAATTATTATGGAAGATCTGGCATGGCTAGGACTTTCATATCAAGAAGGCCCTATTGTTGGTGGGCCCGACGCACCATATGAACAATCAAAACGGGGTGCGGTTTATCAAGAAAAATTAACACAACTTATTCAAAAAAATTCCGTTTATCGTTGCTTTTGTACTGTTGAAGAATTAGATCGCAAACGAACGCGGCAAATAGCAAGTAAGCAGCCACCTCGCTACGATCGAACATGCTTAAAACTGACTCAAAAACAAATAGATGAAAATCTTTTAAATAATGTGCCTTTTATTTGGCGCTATCAAATACCTGCCGGCACTATACAGATTACCGATCTTTCACGCGGAAACGTTTCGTTTGATCTTTCTAATTTTTCAGATTTTCCTCTTACACGAGAAGATGGCAGTTTTACGTTCTTATTTGTTAACTGCGTTGACGACATTTTAATGAACATTTCTCACGTGATTCGCGGTGAAGATCATCTTTCAAATACCGCAAATCAAGTCGTCCTTTATCATGCGCTTGATAAAGAAGTGCCGCTTTTCTGGCATATGCCAATTATTTGCAATCCGGAAGGGAAAAAACTTTCCAAGAGAGATTTCGGATTTTCTTTGCGCGATTTAAAGCAGGCAGGATTTTTGCCAGAAGCGATTTGTAATTATTTAGCAATTATCGGCGGTTCATTTGAACAGGAAATAATGACGCTGACTGAACTTTCAAAAGCGATTGATTTTAAACATATTCATACTGCAAGCACGATAAAATATGATCTTGAAAAACTTCGCTGGATGAATCATCAATGGATTATGCGCATGGATAGTCCAACGCTCACCGATGCAATATTGCCTTTTTTGACAGCAACTTATCCGCAAGCCGCACACCTAAATCGCACAACAATTGAAAAATTAGTTTCATCAATTAGCAAAGAAATTCACACGCTCAAAGATGCACCCGCGGCGCTGCATTATTTTTTTGAAGCACCTTTAATTACTAAAGAAAAAATGCTTGAACATATTTCGCCAGAAAATTTAGAACTATGTTTAGCAATAATCGAAGAGAAAAAAAAGCTGTTAAGTAAGCCTGAAGAATTTATTAAAGAAGTAAAACAAGCTGCTTCAGAAAAAAATGTACCAACCAAAGCGCTCTTTGCAACTTTGCGTTTGTTCATTTCTGGATCTGCCCACGGCGCATCGCTTCATGATATGATTACACTTCTTGGTGCCGACGAAATTACAAAACGATTGTCGGTAAAAATATAG
- the rpsU gene encoding 30S ribosomal protein S21: MTKRKANIVINVNANVEKSLKQLKKKIEREGVVRDMKRLVYFESPTQKRRKRLMRAVKQNYIRMASLKLI; encoded by the coding sequence ATGACTAAGAGAAAAGCAAATATCGTTATAAACGTTAATGCAAACGTGGAAAAGTCGCTTAAGCAACTTAAAAAGAAGATTGAGCGCGAAGGTGTTGTTCGAGATATGAAGCGATTAGTTTACTTCGAATCTCCAACGCAAAAAAGACGTAAACGCTTAATGCGCGCCGTTAAGCAGAACTATATCCGCATGGCCTCTCTAAAGTTGATTTGA
- the rbfA gene encoding 30S ribosome-binding factor RbfA, whose product MANFESKRVRDIKKAQKEKLFFREVSQLFLQMTLDDNRIRDIHVNRVELSADKSMCYIYFYTPKGTEGFKEKLDILKLYKPSLRTALAAKIKARYTPDLVFMFDEQYEKQEKIERLFDEIKKTEE is encoded by the coding sequence ATGGCCAACTTTGAATCAAAACGTGTACGCGATATAAAAAAAGCACAAAAAGAAAAACTCTTTTTCCGTGAAGTATCGCAGCTTTTCTTGCAAATGACGCTTGATGATAATCGCATAAGAGATATTCACGTAAACCGTGTCGAGCTTTCAGCCGATAAAAGTATGTGCTACATTTACTTTTATACGCCAAAAGGCACCGAAGGCTTCAAAGAGAAACTTGATATTCTGAAGCTTTACAAGCCATCTTTACGCACAGCTCTTGCAGCAAAAATTAAAGCTCGCTATACGCCGGATCTTGTTTTTATGTTCGATGAACAATATGAAAAGCAAGAAAAAATTGAGCGGCTTTTTGACGAGATTAAAAAAACTGAGGAATAG
- a CDS encoding prepilin peptidase: protein MFLCWGSFLNLAAYRLIHGGSIVFGRSSCPHCRHTLSWPELIPIISWFALRGKCLHCKESISWLYPFIELLTALIFYGMVTQLSSDYWIAYSIFFSALIITIRTDIETMLISRFASAFLIPVGFLLTIFDLLPITFAQSCIGAISAYIFLYGIGWLYYKFTHRIGMGQGDVELIGMIGAFLGAQGWWASLMLASLVGSFSGAIILFTLSASKTEKIKLPFGPFLALGALCYVFYAGSLMKLFLGF, encoded by the coding sequence ATTTTTTTATGCTGGGGTTCATTTCTCAATCTTGCCGCTTATAGGCTGATTCACGGCGGATCGATTGTTTTCGGCCGTTCTTCATGCCCTCATTGTCGGCACACTCTTTCTTGGCCAGAACTTATTCCAATTATTTCGTGGTTTGCACTGCGCGGCAAGTGCTTGCACTGCAAAGAATCTATTTCTTGGCTTTATCCATTCATTGAATTGCTCACCGCTCTTATATTTTATGGAATGGTAACGCAACTATCGTCCGATTATTGGATCGCTTATTCTATCTTTTTTTCTGCATTGATTATTACTATTCGGACCGATATTGAAACGATGCTTATTTCAAGATTTGCTAGCGCATTTTTAATTCCGGTTGGATTTCTGTTAACTATTTTTGATCTATTGCCAATAACCTTTGCGCAAAGCTGTATTGGGGCGATTTCAGCCTATATTTTCTTGTATGGAATTGGCTGGCTTTATTATAAATTTACCCACCGCATCGGGATGGGACAAGGAGATGTTGAGCTCATTGGTATGATTGGCGCTTTCTTAGGAGCTCAAGGCTGGTGGGCATCGCTCATGCTTGCATCTCTAGTTGGGTCATTCTCGGGCGCGATCATTCTTTTTACGCTTTCGGCAAGCAAAACAGAAAAAATCAAACTTCCTTTCGGGCCGTTTCTTGCTCTGGGCGCATTGTGCTACGTATTTTACGCAGGTTCTTTAATGAAACTCTTTCTAGGATTTTAA
- a CDS encoding prepilin-type N-terminal cleavage/methylation domain-containing protein — protein sequence MKKITQKCRGFTLIELMIVVAIVAFLSMVSMPSFFRFLAKAKRTEAYMNLGTLYLAEKAYWAENGKYTTQLIGKEGAGWQPEGYSGGGANERFYYTYGFNGQEGHCCFTGKLGANGSSLGDTKADATTFLAAAIGDIDGDGIDDRLTVDHRNEIKITHDDLA from the coding sequence ATGAAAAAGATCACGCAAAAGTGTCGCGGATTTACTTTGATTGAATTAATGATCGTTGTAGCGATTGTTGCTTTTCTATCGATGGTTTCGATGCCAAGCTTTTTTAGATTTTTAGCAAAAGCAAAGCGAACAGAAGCATATATGAATTTAGGAACGCTTTATTTAGCGGAAAAAGCGTATTGGGCGGAAAACGGAAAATATACCACGCAACTTATTGGTAAAGAGGGTGCTGGCTGGCAACCTGAAGGATATTCTGGCGGCGGTGCAAACGAACGATTTTATTATACGTACGGATTCAATGGGCAAGAAGGGCATTGTTGCTTTACCGGAAAATTAGGCGCTAACGGGTCAAGCCTTGGGGACACAAAAGCTGATGCAACTACTTTTTTAGCCGCTGCAATCGGAGATATTGATGGCGATGGTATTGACGATCGACTAACGGTTGATCATCGCAATGAAATAAAAATTACGCATGACGATTTGGCGTGA